Proteins from one Belonocnema kinseyi isolate 2016_QV_RU_SX_M_011 chromosome 8, B_treatae_v1, whole genome shotgun sequence genomic window:
- the LOC117178121 gene encoding coiled-coil domain-containing protein 58, whose amino-acid sequence MAAAANMECIDFMEFQDSLKKMRKMDDTIIYLLNSVLPTDSFRAQLDPTHQCKDLYQRIQKGHSEREIAIKKCLEVSRERVKNLKSQREGEHENDVGLIKKLRKEQSTLRLLESELNVEEVVKKRTLSVYHEKCRGYYKPSNLES is encoded by the exons ATGGCTGCAGCTGCCAACATGGAGTGTATCGATTTTATGGAATTCCag GATTCCTTAAAGAAGATGCGCAAAATGGACGATACAATTATCTATTTACTAAATTCAGTATTACCGACGGATTCGTTCAGAGCACAATTGGATCCAACTCATCAGTGCAAAGATCTGTATCAACGGATACAAAAAGGCCACTCCGAGCgagaaattgcaattaaaaaatgccTGGAAGTTTCACGTGaaagagtgaaaaatttaaagtctCAGAGAGAAGGAGAGCATGAAAACGACGtaggtttgattaaaaaattaaggaaagaaCAAAGCACACTTCGTTTGCTTGAATCAGAATTAAATGTGGAAGAGGTCGTGAAAAAACGAACACTTTCTGTTTATCACGAAAAGTGTCGGGGATATTATAAACCATCGAATTTAGAATCGTGA